One region of Permianibacter fluminis genomic DNA includes:
- a CDS encoding heavy metal-binding domain-containing protein, translating into MLMTTTPSFEGKTIVAYKGIVTGETIVGANIFRDIMATVRDIVGGRSGAYENALRDARQMALDELADAARAVGANAIVGIDLDYEVVGQGGSMLMVSASGTAVEIK; encoded by the coding sequence ATGCTGATGACCACCACGCCGTCGTTCGAAGGCAAAACCATCGTCGCCTACAAAGGCATCGTCACCGGCGAGACGATCGTTGGTGCCAATATTTTTCGCGACATCATGGCGACCGTGCGCGACATCGTCGGCGGCCGCTCCGGCGCTTACGAGAATGCGCTGCGCGATGCTCGTCAGATGGCACTCGATGAACTCGCCGACGCCGCTCGCGCGGTCGGTGCCAACGCCATTGTCGGTATCGATCTGGATTACGAGGTGGTCGGTCAGGGCGGCTCGATGCTGATGGTGTCGGCCAGCGGCACCGCCGTCGAGATCAAATAG
- a CDS encoding Gldg family protein — MTNKNLFSRAGLMLLALAFVALSILSTLIMRGWRIDLTENQLFSVSEGTERIVGRISEPVHLSLFFSDQESKSQPELQSLRTYAQRVRELLQEYERIGKGKIVLSLVDPVPFSEDEDRAAQLGLQAVPVADRKIYFGLVGSNSVDEKEIIAFLQPDKEQSLEYDISRMLTKLSRSEPPKVGLLSGLPVNGGFDMMSREPKPTWVVFEQIKQLFRVEDIASDATSLPSDLNLLVVVQPKGLSEPLRYAIDQYVLNGGKLLLFVDPFAETDRMPAGPQNPFPQVLPGDDLNSLLQAWGVKVDMNQILADADHALSVQTGAGGNPVRHLGLLGLDGNAAGNNLTNGLEAINVGSAGVIETLPEAKSTVTPVLVSGSHSMLMPRAKFEFLPDPTTLQKEFVSADKVQTIAAHITGSAHSAFAAAPAGVSGEHRSDAVDTGINVLLIADTDLLSDRFWVQVQDFFGQRVAQPFADNGNFVFNSVEQFADSSDLIGLRSRGRFARPFDKLDELRRDAETKFRVQEEALQQRLNETEQKLSDLQKRMNESGTVQLNPQEEQALRDFQGEKLRIRKELRDVQHQLNRDIEALGTKLKLINIALVPLLLIALATFIALGRRSARSRKARD, encoded by the coding sequence ATGACCAACAAGAATCTGTTTTCCCGGGCCGGCCTGATGTTGCTGGCGCTGGCCTTTGTCGCGCTCAGCATCCTGAGCACGCTCATCATGCGCGGCTGGCGCATCGATTTGACCGAGAATCAATTGTTCTCGGTTTCTGAAGGCACCGAGCGCATCGTCGGCCGCATCAGCGAGCCGGTCCACCTGAGCCTGTTTTTTTCCGATCAGGAATCCAAGTCGCAGCCGGAGCTGCAAAGCTTGCGCACCTACGCCCAGCGCGTTCGTGAGTTGTTGCAGGAGTATGAGCGCATCGGCAAAGGCAAGATCGTGCTGAGCCTTGTCGACCCCGTGCCGTTTTCAGAGGACGAAGACCGGGCTGCGCAACTGGGCTTGCAAGCCGTGCCGGTGGCTGACCGGAAAATCTATTTCGGTTTGGTCGGCAGCAACAGCGTCGATGAGAAGGAAATTATTGCCTTCCTGCAACCGGACAAGGAGCAGTCGCTGGAATACGACATCAGCCGTATGCTGACCAAGCTCAGCCGTAGCGAGCCGCCGAAAGTTGGTTTGCTGAGCGGGCTGCCGGTCAACGGCGGTTTTGACATGATGAGCCGCGAACCAAAACCGACCTGGGTGGTATTCGAGCAAATCAAGCAGTTGTTCCGGGTGGAAGACATTGCCAGCGATGCGACCAGTCTGCCGAGCGATCTGAATCTGCTGGTGGTGGTGCAACCGAAAGGATTGTCCGAACCGCTGCGCTATGCCATCGACCAATATGTGCTGAATGGCGGCAAGCTGCTGCTGTTCGTCGATCCGTTTGCTGAAACCGATCGCATGCCGGCCGGTCCGCAGAATCCGTTCCCGCAAGTGTTGCCGGGTGATGATCTGAACAGTCTGCTGCAAGCCTGGGGTGTCAAGGTCGACATGAACCAGATTCTGGCCGACGCCGATCATGCGCTGAGCGTGCAAACCGGCGCCGGTGGCAATCCGGTTCGCCATCTAGGGTTGCTCGGTCTGGATGGCAATGCTGCCGGCAACAACCTGACCAATGGTCTGGAAGCGATCAACGTCGGCAGTGCTGGCGTGATTGAAACCCTGCCGGAGGCCAAATCAACCGTGACACCGGTGTTGGTGTCCGGTTCGCACAGCATGCTGATGCCGCGCGCCAAGTTCGAGTTTTTGCCGGACCCGACGACGCTGCAAAAAGAGTTTGTCAGTGCCGACAAGGTACAGACGATCGCTGCCCATATCACCGGCAGTGCCCACAGCGCGTTCGCGGCGGCACCGGCTGGTGTCAGTGGCGAACACCGCAGTGACGCCGTCGACACCGGCATCAATGTGCTGCTGATCGCCGATACCGATCTGCTGTCTGACCGGTTCTGGGTGCAAGTGCAGGATTTCTTTGGCCAGCGCGTTGCGCAACCGTTTGCGGACAACGGCAACTTTGTCTTCAACAGCGTGGAGCAATTCGCCGACTCCAGCGATCTGATTGGCCTGCGTAGCCGCGGCCGCTTTGCCCGCCCGTTTGACAAGCTCGATGAACTGCGCCGCGATGCCGAAACCAAATTCCGCGTGCAGGAAGAGGCTCTGCAGCAACGGCTGAATGAAACCGAACAGAAACTCAGTGATCTGCAAAAGCGGATGAACGAATCCGGCACGGTACAACTGAATCCGCAGGAAGAGCAGGCACTGCGTGACTTTCAGGGCGAGAAGCTGCGTATCCGCAAAGAGCTGCGTGACGTCCAGCACCAGCTCAATCGCGATATCGAGGCACTTGGCACCAAGCTCAAGCTGATCAATATCGCGCTGGTGCCGCTGCTGTTGATTGCCTTGGCTACCTTTATCGCGCTCGGTCGCCGTTCAGCCCGCAGCCGCAAGGCGCGCGACTGA
- a CDS encoding ABC transporter ATP-binding protein encodes MIEIQSLTRQFGDFKAVDNLSFSVSPGEVLGFLGPNGAGKSTTMKMLTGFLTPSAGRIRICGHDIESDPLAAKQLIGYLPEGAPCYGDMTVQAFLDFIADMRGLSGSKKTERINTVVAQVQLQEVLAQSIETLSKGFKRRVGLAQAILHDPKVLILDEPTDGLDPNQKHQVRELIRGMAKDKILIISTHILEEVTAVCSRAIIIARGRLLADGKPQDLLARSKYHGAARVVLNRDHQAEERDALAALPGVKAVEVIDAHELLVLPQHGQSTFAVVSELLRQQQWPVQQLFAESGRLDDVFRDVTAGV; translated from the coding sequence ATGATTGAAATCCAGTCATTGACTCGTCAGTTCGGCGATTTCAAAGCCGTCGACAATCTCAGTTTCTCGGTCAGCCCCGGCGAAGTGCTGGGCTTCCTCGGCCCGAACGGCGCCGGCAAATCCACCACGATGAAAATGCTGACCGGCTTTCTGACGCCGAGCGCCGGCCGCATCCGCATCTGTGGTCACGATATTGAATCCGATCCGCTCGCGGCCAAACAATTGATTGGCTATTTGCCGGAAGGCGCGCCCTGTTATGGCGACATGACCGTGCAGGCGTTTCTCGATTTCATCGCCGATATGCGCGGGCTCAGTGGCAGCAAGAAAACCGAACGCATCAACACTGTCGTCGCCCAGGTGCAACTGCAGGAGGTGCTGGCGCAAAGCATCGAGACGCTGTCGAAAGGTTTCAAGCGCCGGGTCGGTCTGGCGCAAGCCATTTTGCATGACCCCAAGGTGCTGATTCTCGATGAGCCAACCGATGGTCTCGACCCGAACCAGAAGCATCAGGTGCGCGAGCTGATCCGTGGCATGGCCAAAGACAAAATCCTGATCATCTCCACCCACATTCTTGAAGAGGTCACGGCGGTCTGCAGTCGCGCCATCATCATTGCCCGTGGTCGCTTGCTGGCTGACGGCAAGCCGCAGGATCTGCTTGCCCGCTCGAAATACCATGGCGCTGCCCGGGTTGTGCTGAACCGTGATCATCAGGCGGAAGAGCGCGACGCCTTGGCGGCATTGCCGGGGGTCAAAGCCGTTGAAGTGATCGATGCGCATGAGTTGCTGGTGTTGCCGCAGCATGGCCAGTCGACGTTTGCGGTGGTCAGCGAGTTGCTGCGGCAACAGCAGTGGCCGGTGCAGCAATTATTTGCTGAAAGTGGCCGGCTTGATGATGTGTTCCGTGACGTCACGGCCGGAGTGTGA
- a CDS encoding MFS transporter, which produces MALTAATAIGPLPRTVIVLGLVSLLMDLSSETIHALLPLFMVNVLGLGTVAIGLLDGGAEALTLALKPWAGRWSDRMGKRKPLTIAGYGLSALAKPLFALAGGVAAIAAARVLDRLGKGIRGAPRDALIADVTAPAQRGAAYGVRQALDTVGALLAPLLAAELLWLFSGDYRAVFWLACLPALAAVALLWLAVREPAVADSAPSNVSATPEQQPIDSIDASRPAVTLTVPRGADLPALPHEADLAALPREFWLTVGFAVLLTLARPGEAFLILRGQSLALGDYLSALLLAAMNLSYALSVWPVGHFFDRIGASKLLGFSLLFLLLSQGTLALAATTWAVFAGALLWGLHLGFSQGVLAALVAHHAPKTRRATAFGYYALAVGLALLGNGAAFGAIWQRLSPGHAFACTSVMAMLTLLALWRWQRRRNNPAPAR; this is translated from the coding sequence TTGGCCTTAACTGCCGCTACTGCAATCGGCCCACTGCCCCGCACCGTCATCGTGCTGGGGCTGGTCAGCCTGCTGATGGATCTGTCCAGCGAGACCATTCACGCGCTGCTGCCCCTGTTCATGGTCAATGTGCTCGGCCTTGGCACCGTTGCTATCGGTTTGCTTGATGGCGGTGCCGAGGCACTGACCTTGGCCCTGAAGCCTTGGGCCGGGCGCTGGTCCGATCGCATGGGCAAACGCAAGCCGTTGACGATTGCTGGCTACGGATTATCGGCGTTGGCAAAACCGCTGTTTGCGCTTGCTGGCGGTGTCGCGGCGATCGCTGCGGCGCGGGTACTGGACCGCCTTGGCAAAGGCATCCGCGGAGCACCGCGCGACGCATTGATCGCCGATGTCACAGCACCGGCACAACGGGGCGCGGCTTACGGTGTGCGCCAGGCGCTGGATACCGTGGGCGCCTTGCTGGCGCCGTTGCTCGCTGCCGAATTGCTGTGGTTGTTCAGTGGCGATTACCGGGCGGTGTTCTGGCTGGCGTGTTTGCCGGCGCTGGCGGCGGTGGCCCTGCTATGGCTGGCAGTCAGGGAACCGGCGGTCGCCGACAGCGCGCCCTCGAATGTCAGCGCAACACCCGAACAACAACCAATTGATTCCATCGACGCCTCGCGGCCGGCTGTCACGTTGACGGTTCCGCGCGGAGCCGATCTTCCCGCGCTGCCGCACGAAGCCGATCTTGCCGCGCTGCCGCGCGAATTTTGGCTCACCGTCGGTTTTGCCGTCTTGCTGACGCTGGCGCGACCCGGTGAAGCCTTTCTGATTCTGCGCGGGCAATCGCTTGCGCTCGGCGATTACCTGAGCGCCTTGTTGCTGGCGGCGATGAATCTGAGTTACGCCCTGAGTGTGTGGCCGGTCGGTCATTTTTTTGACCGGATTGGCGCCAGCAAATTGCTGGGTTTCAGTTTGTTGTTCCTGTTGCTGTCACAGGGGACGCTGGCACTCGCTGCAACGACGTGGGCTGTGTTTGCCGGCGCCCTGTTATGGGGATTGCATCTGGGGTTTTCACAGGGCGTACTGGCCGCATTGGTCGCCCACCATGCGCCGAAAACGCGACGCGCAACCGCGTTTGGCTATTACGCCTTGGCCGTCGGTTTGGCCTTGCTCGGCAATGGCGCCGCATTTGGCGCCATCTGGCAGCGGCTGTCTCCCGGTCATGCGTTTGCCTGTACCAGTGTCATGGCCATGTTGACCCTGCTGGCGTTGTGGCGCTGGCAACGGCGCCGCAACAACCCGGCCCCGGCACGCTGA
- a CDS encoding GIY-YIG nuclease family protein has translation MTWHVYLIECEDGSIYTGIAVDVAKRYAVHCAGNGAKYTRSHKPRQLLASFPVAGRSEALKLEHAIKRLPAAAKRQLDSVAALAAGH, from the coding sequence GTGACCTGGCATGTGTATTTGATCGAATGTGAAGACGGCAGCATCTATACCGGTATTGCGGTCGATGTGGCCAAGCGCTATGCCGTGCATTGTGCCGGCAACGGCGCCAAGTACACGCGCTCGCATAAACCCCGCCAGCTCCTGGCCAGTTTTCCGGTGGCCGGCCGCTCTGAAGCGCTGAAGCTTGAGCATGCCATCAAGCGTTTGCCGGCAGCGGCAAAACGGCAACTGGATTCAGTAGCCGCGCTTGCCGCCGGCCACTGA
- a CDS encoding DUF4340 domain-containing protein, whose amino-acid sequence MNQRLFSLLGIGTLLLVLAVLAVNWLGPQRAASPVAEKLLPELKSELAAIDHIVLRHAGQVAIDLQRSGEHWQLVNRGNYPANVGKIRALLDNLSRADKQEAKTADPARYDKLGVAETSEKATLLTVMAGEKVVADLIVGTAVSRPAGHFVRAKNDPQSWLIDRELDVSKEASDWLRTELINLPAVKLKQVERLKLVPVQCIQAPCLPQPGERQFALSKSKPEDNEFVLSPLPAGKEKGAAWLLSGLTDGLNGLNAVDVQALATFDFSKATATLTRYSSFDDQIVLLTHYGKDGKHFVTLHQEAGPAASEEIKQAVAAFNTQHAGWVYEISSYKGEGLARDLNALVQDKKAGS is encoded by the coding sequence ATGAATCAACGCCTTTTTTCCTTGCTCGGCATCGGCACCTTGCTATTGGTGCTGGCTGTGCTCGCCGTGAATTGGTTGGGACCGCAACGTGCGGCGAGCCCGGTTGCGGAGAAATTGCTGCCGGAACTGAAGTCAGAACTTGCGGCCATTGATCATATTGTTTTGCGTCACGCCGGTCAGGTTGCCATTGATCTGCAGCGCAGCGGCGAACACTGGCAACTGGTCAATCGCGGAAATTATCCGGCGAACGTCGGCAAAATTCGCGCGTTACTCGATAACCTGAGTCGGGCTGACAAGCAGGAAGCCAAAACGGCCGACCCGGCCCGTTACGACAAATTGGGCGTCGCCGAAACATCCGAGAAGGCGACCCTGTTGACGGTGATGGCTGGCGAGAAAGTGGTTGCCGATCTGATCGTCGGTACAGCGGTGTCGCGACCGGCCGGACATTTCGTTCGCGCCAAGAACGATCCGCAGAGCTGGCTTATCGATCGTGAACTGGATGTCAGCAAAGAGGCGAGCGACTGGTTACGCACCGAGCTTATCAACCTGCCGGCAGTCAAGCTGAAGCAAGTCGAGCGGCTGAAGCTGGTGCCAGTGCAATGCATCCAGGCACCTTGTCTGCCGCAGCCGGGAGAGCGGCAGTTTGCACTCAGCAAAAGCAAGCCCGAGGACAATGAGTTTGTCCTGAGTCCGCTGCCGGCCGGCAAGGAAAAAGGCGCGGCCTGGTTGCTGTCCGGTCTGACCGATGGCCTGAACGGACTCAACGCGGTTGATGTGCAGGCGCTGGCGACGTTTGATTTCAGCAAGGCCACCGCGACTCTGACCCGCTACAGCAGTTTTGACGATCAGATCGTGCTGCTGACGCACTATGGCAAAGACGGCAAGCATTTTGTGACGCTGCATCAGGAAGCCGGCCCGGCTGCCAGCGAGGAAATCAAACAGGCTGTTGCGGCGTTCAACACCCAGCATGCCGGCTGGGTTTACGAAATCTCCAGCTACAAAGGTGAAGGCCTTGCCCGCGACCTGAATGCGCTGGTGCAAGACAAGAAGGCCGGCAGCTGA
- a CDS encoding 1-aminocyclopropane-1-carboxylate deaminase/D-cysteine desulfhydrase produces MAPAPLQPLSLPVFSALRLDVRVLREDLRDPELAGNKARKLQYNLIEAHRRGAQTLVSMGGAYSNHLHALALAGRRFGFATAAFVRGPLPPSLSPTLRDCGTAGMQLIPLSRTDYRQLRTAPAPFMARFEPTAYWLPEGGSNALAIAGLKESLQSEAVAEFAPELVLTAAGTGATMAGLAVGLRSMQAHGEVWAVAVLKGGGFLLPEAKRLLAEACVTRRAPLRVLTGFHFGGYGRRPDALQQFCQTFFSETGLPVEPVYTGRVCYALQKLARQGVFRRGQRILLVHTGGLQGARP; encoded by the coding sequence CTGGCCCCAGCGCCGCTTCAGCCACTGTCTCTCCCTGTTTTCTCCGCGCTCCGGCTCGATGTCCGGGTTTTGCGTGAAGATCTGCGTGATCCCGAGCTGGCCGGCAACAAGGCCCGCAAGCTGCAGTACAACCTGATCGAAGCCCATCGTCGGGGTGCCCAAACGCTGGTCAGCATGGGCGGCGCTTATTCCAATCACCTGCACGCGCTGGCGTTGGCGGGTCGCCGTTTCGGTTTTGCCACTGCTGCCTTTGTCCGTGGTCCGCTTCCACCGTCACTGTCGCCGACATTGCGCGACTGCGGTACCGCCGGCATGCAACTGATTCCGTTGTCCCGGACCGACTATCGCCAGCTGCGGACCGCGCCGGCACCCTTCATGGCTCGCTTCGAACCCACCGCCTATTGGCTGCCGGAAGGCGGCAGCAATGCCCTGGCCATCGCCGGCTTGAAGGAAAGTCTGCAGAGCGAGGCGGTGGCCGAGTTCGCACCCGAGCTTGTCCTGACCGCGGCCGGTACCGGCGCGACCATGGCCGGTCTGGCGGTCGGGCTACGCTCCATGCAAGCGCATGGCGAGGTCTGGGCGGTGGCGGTGCTGAAAGGCGGCGGCTTTTTGCTGCCAGAGGCCAAACGCCTGTTGGCCGAAGCGTGTGTGACGCGCCGAGCGCCGCTGCGAGTGCTGACGGGGTTTCATTTTGGTGGCTACGGTCGCCGGCCCGATGCCCTGCAGCAGTTTTGCCAAACTTTTTTTTCCGAGACCGGCCTGCCGGTGGAACCCGTTTACACCGGCAGGGTCTGTTACGCCCTGCAGAAGCTGGCGCGGCAAGGCGTGTTTCGTCGCGGTCAGCGCATTCTGCTGGTTCACACCGGTGGTCTGCAGGGTGCCCGCCCGTAA
- a CDS encoding ABC transporter permease, with product MSTAAQPISKFHAIKTLFRRELGSYFATPLALVFVVIFLVMSGVFAFEFGKFYDRNQADLLAFFSFHPWLYLFLVPAVAMRTWAEERRSGTLELLMTLPITLWQAVLAKFLAAWALLALALALTFPMWLSVNYLGDPDNGVIAAAYVGSLLMAGAFLAIGTCLSAATRSQVVAFILTVVLCFVFVLAGFPLVLNWVAGWLPKLLVDAIANLSFLTHFDSISKGVLDFRDVFFFLSFMVAWLIATAIVLDMKKAE from the coding sequence ATGTCCACTGCAGCGCAACCCATCAGCAAATTTCATGCAATCAAGACCTTGTTCAGACGCGAGCTGGGCAGCTATTTCGCAACGCCGCTGGCGCTGGTGTTTGTGGTGATATTTCTGGTGATGAGCGGCGTTTTTGCTTTTGAGTTCGGCAAATTCTACGACCGCAATCAGGCCGATCTATTGGCCTTCTTCAGCTTTCATCCCTGGCTGTATCTGTTTCTGGTACCGGCGGTAGCCATGCGCACCTGGGCCGAAGAGCGGCGCAGCGGCACGCTGGAATTGCTGATGACCTTGCCGATTACCCTATGGCAGGCCGTGCTGGCGAAATTTCTCGCGGCCTGGGCGTTGCTGGCGCTGGCCTTGGCGCTGACCTTCCCGATGTGGCTGTCGGTCAACTATCTCGGTGATCCGGATAACGGCGTCATTGCCGCAGCCTATGTTGGCAGCCTGCTGATGGCTGGCGCCTTTTTGGCGATCGGCACCTGTTTGTCGGCGGCCACGCGCTCGCAGGTGGTGGCGTTCATTCTGACCGTTGTGCTGTGTTTTGTTTTTGTCTTGGCCGGTTTTCCGCTGGTGCTCAATTGGGTTGCCGGGTGGTTGCCGAAGCTGCTGGTGGACGCGATTGCCAACCTGTCTTTCCTGACCCATTTCGACAGCATCAGCAAAGGCGTGCTGGATTTTCGTGATGTGTTTTTCTTTCTGTCTTTCATGGTCGCCTGGCTGATCGCCACCGCGATTGTGCTGGACATGAAGAAAGCCGAGTAA